The following DNA comes from Caulobacter mirabilis.
TCCTGGCGCGCGAAGGGCCGCCGGGCCTGACGCTGCAGGCCGTGGCGGCCGAGGCCGGCATGGCCCACGGCAACCTGACCCATCATTTCGGCTCCAGCGCGGGTCTGCAGGCGGCGCTGGTCGTGCGCATGTCCGAGCGGCTGGCGGGGGAGGTGGCGGCGGCGACCCTTCGCCTGCGCGGCGGCGAGGCGACGAGTCGTCAGATCGTCGACATGGTCTTCGACGCGATGGCGCGGGACGACCATGGCCGGCTGGTCGCCTGGGTCTGCTCGACCGGTCAGGCCGACAAGCTGGCGCCCGTGTTCGAGGTCATCGCGGGAACCGTCCACACCTTGAAGGCCACGGAGCCGGCGGGCGGCGATCCAGCGTCCCAAGGGGCGGGGGTGATCACCGCCGCCCTGCTGAGCGCGGCCTTGTCGGCCAGCCTGATCGGCGCGCCGCTGCAGCGGGCGGCGGGCTTGGCCGACGACGCCCTGCGCGACCTGGCCGCGCGCCAGCTGGACAGCCTGCGGGTGCGGTGAGGCCCCGACGAAGGCCTATCGCGACGCCGGAACGCCGGGAACGCTCCAGACGACCCGATCTCCGGGCTTGAGCCCGGCCAGCACCTCGACGGCGAACGGGCTGGACTTGCCGAGTTGGACCCGGACCTCCTGCGGCGCCTTGCGGGGATTGCTTTGAACCAACACGAACGGGTTCGCGGGCGATCCCTGGATCGCCTGCGGAGGCAGGGTTATCACCGAAGGGTTGGTGTAGGAGGTGATGTTCAGGTTGGCGGTCATGCCGATGCGCACCTGACGGGCCTGTTCCGCTGGCAGCGGATCGAGCAGCGCCATCGCCACGAACACCGCCTTGCCGCCGCCCGCGTCCTTCTTCGCCTGGCCCGCGATACTGTGGATCCGACCCTTCAACACGCCGGAGAAGCCAGCCCCGGTTACGGTCACCGCCTGGCCGAGCTTGATGGTGTTCACGTCGCCTTCGTCCAGCTGGAATCGCACGCCCAGAGCGCCGGCCCTCGCGATGACGCCCAGGGGCTGGCCCTTCGACAGCCGACCGCCGACCGTGACGCCTCCATCCGCCTTGTCCTGGCCGCCGGAGGGCGGCATGACGATGATGCCGGAGTCGGGCGCCACGACCCGGGCTTTCGCCATGTCCGCGCTGACCGTCGACAGCCGGTTCGTGGAGTTGCTCAGGTCAAGCTCCGCAATCCGACGATAGGAGCCTTCGCCGCGGCCGGCGGTGATCTGGAGATCCTGCTCGGCGGCTTCCAGGGCCATCTTCTGCGACTGCACCTGCCGCTCGAGCGTCTCGTACTCCATGCGAGGCACAAGGCCCCGGTCCAGCAGCGACCGCGTTTCCTTCAGGCGCCGCTCGGCCTGTTCGAACTCCAGTCTCGCGGTGATGAGGCTGCGCCGGGCGCGCGACATTTCCGGCCCGCTCTGCCAGTTCTGGAGATCGGCGGCGCCGCGGGCCGATTTCAGATAGGTGCTTTCGGCGTCGTTCCGGCTCCTTTGCACGTCGGCGACATCGAACTCCGCCAACACCTGGCCGGCCTCCACCTGATCGCCGTAGGCGAAGTTCAGGCGCTGCAGAACGCCGTCGAACGGCGCGACGACCGCCAGGCTCTCTCCCGGCGCGATCTCGCCCTGGAAACCGGTGGAAACGGCGAAGGACTGCTTGCTCACCGTGTAGTGCCGCTGGACCTCGCCCGCGCGCTTGGCGTCGGGCTTGCGCGCCGTGCAGGTCCAGACGGTCAGGATCAGCAGCGCCGCGACCGCCACGAGGGCCGTGCGTCCGGGGCGTCGCCGGATCGCCGTGGTCAGTCGTTCAAGTTGATGCGCCATGTTTCGAGCGTGCTTCCGATTTGCTGATCCAGCGCGGTGAGCGCATTGAGGTAGGAAATCCGGGCGTTGAGTTCCTGGGCGTCGGCGTTCCTGAGGCTGTCCTGGAAGGACAGGACCTCGAAGTTGGACGCCCGGCCTACCTTCAGTTTCTCCTGCTGCAGGTCGAGCGCGCGCGCGGCCAGGTCGCGCGCCCGCCGCGCAGCCTCGAGCTGGCGCCAGTTCATGTCGACCGTCTGGACGGCGTCGCGGATCTGCGCCTCGATCGCCTGCGACAGCTCCTCGTAGCGAAGCTCTGCCGTTCGAACGGCCGTCTCGGCGCGGAGCTCGGCCGCCTTGGGGCCGTAGTCGCCCAGGGGAATGCCCACGCGCACGCCGACGGTGGTGTCGTCCAGCGGGGTGCGCGGCCCCAGGATCGGGTCGATGACCTCGGACCGGCCGGTGGAGGCGGTCAGGCTGACGTCCCAGAGCCGATTGTTCTTGGCCAGCATCAGGCCTTGCCGGGCTTCGTCCAGGGTCAGCCGCTGGCTGAGGATGTCCAGGCGTGAATCGAACCCCAGGGCCAGGACGCGGTCCAGATCGATATCAACCCTCTCGACCTTCACGTCGTCGACGGCCACGACGTTGGTGCGCGGATCGAGGGCCAGAAGTCTCAGCAGGGCGAGTTGGGCGCTTTCCCGCTGCCGATAGGCGGACAGGACGGAGACCTCCTGGTTGGCGAGGCCGGACTCGGTCTGGACGAGGTCCGCCGCCGCCATGCGGCCAGCCTCGATGAGCGCCTTGTTGGTCTCCAGCAAGACCTTGGTCCGCTCGAGCGACAGCTCCGCGAGCCGGACCTGCTCCTGGCTCTGCAGCAGGGTGCGGTAGCTGAAGATGATCGTCGAGACGGTGTTCGAGACCGTGGATTCGAGAGAGAGCTTATTGATCCGCTCCCGGATGCGCGCCGATCGCAGAGGGGCCATCGCGACGTCCCATCCGCCGCCGCGGAGCAGCGGCTGCGTGAGGGACAGCGACGAGGTGTCTCTGCGGTCGGTGCTCCGCGCGTCGAGTCGCTCGAGGCGGCCCCAGGAGAAACCGATCGTGCCGCCGGTCGGCAGCAGCCACGACCCTTCGACACCGCCGGCGGCCTCGGTCGAGTCTCTGTTGGGAGCGTCGCTGCGAGCCTCCGTGACCCGCGCGGTGATGCGGGCGACAGGGACGAAGCGACGCTCGGCGACGGCCAGGTCGAACTTCTGGACCACGCGTTCCAGATAGGCCGACTTGAGGCTTCGGTTGTCGCGCAAGCCGATGGCCACGGCTTCGGTGAGGCCGAGTGGGACGGCGGGGCCGTTGGGCACCGGGTTCGAGGGCGGCGACGGGACCGGCGACAGGGCTTGCGCCGACGCGACGCCAGCGGTCGAGACGGAGAGGGCCAGGGCGAGCAGCAGGAGAGGCGAGCATCTAGTCCGCACGAAGGGCCTCGATCGGATCGATCCGCGATGCGGACAGGGCAGGATAGAGGCCGAACAGCACGCCGATCACGCCGGAACCGAGCGGGCCGATGGGCATCAGATGATAGGCGATGGCGAAGTCCCAGCTGAACAGTTTCACCGCGAGCGCCGAGAGCAGCAGCCCCAAGATCGCGCCCACCAGGCCGCCGGCGGCGGCCAGCATCGCCGCCTCCGCCACGAACATCAGCTGGATGTCCTTCGGCGTCGCGCCGATCGCGGCGCGCAGGCCGATTTCCCGTCGCCGCTCCAGCACGTTCATCAGCATGACGTTCATGACGCCGATCCCCCCGACCAGCAGCGATATGCCGCCGATGGCGGCCAGCACCGCGGCGATCAGGCCCTTCTGGCGGTTCATCGTCACGATGATCGACTTGGCGTTGGTGGTCTGGACCAACGTCGTCCGGTTGGTGAGCGAGCGCTTCAGCTCGCCGTCGATCCGATCGACATCGGCGTCGTCGGCGACCCGCACGAGCGCGGCGTTGGCCTGGTTGCTGGGCAGGACGCGTCGTGCGCAACCCTGCGGGATCATGAAGGCGTCGTTGTATCGGGCCACGCTGAAGCCGTCGCTCGGGATCGCTTCGAGGACGCCGACGACCGTGAACAGATAGGAGCCCAGGGCGACCTGCTGGCCGAGCATGTCTGCGGGACGTCGCGCCAGCTTCTGCGCGGCTTCCGCCCCGATCACGCCGACCGGCGCGCAGTCGTCGAAGGCGGTGAGCAGGCGGCCGGTCTGCGCCGTCAGCGCCAGCCGCGGAGCCAGCGACGGCGGGGCGGCGATGAGGAAGAGCGAGGCCTCCTTACCGCCCGCCCGGCCGGAGATCTGGGCTGTCGCGTAAGGGGTCGCCTCGACGACGCCGGGAACCGTCTTGGGAAGATCTTCGATCGTGGCTTTCGGAAAGCCGCCCTCGCCTCCATTGGGCGTGCTTCGGACCTGGATCGTGTCGATGCCCAGCCTCTCGAACTGCTTCATGGTCTCCAGCTGGGCGACATGGCCGATGTTGAGCATCGCGATGATGGAGGCCGTCCCGACGACGATGCCGAGCAGGGCGAGGCCGGAGCGCTGCCCTCGCGCGAGCAGGTTGGCGAAGGCCTCCCGCAGGACCTCGCCCAGCGGCACGCCATAGGGGCGCGCGCGCGAGGTCATTGACGCCTCGTGTCGGCGATGATCCGGCCGTCGCGGATCTCGATCTGTCGATCGCAGGTCATCGCCAGATCGCGATCATGGGTGACCATGACGATGGTGACGCCGAAGTCGCGATTGAGGGTGCGGAGGAGCGTCAGCGCTTCGCTGGCGGTGACGCTGTCGAGATTGCCGGTCGGCTCGTCCGCCAGCAGCAGGCGCGGGTTGCTGACCAGGGCGCGGGCGAGGGCCACGCGCTGCATCTGGCCGCCGGAAAGCTGATTGGGATGGTGCTCGGCGCGGTCGCCAAGGCCGACGCGCTCCAGCATGGCCAGCGCCTGCGGCTTGCGGTCCTTGCGCGGCACGTTGCGATAGAGAAGCGGCAGGGCGACGTTCTCCCAGGCGGTCAGCCGCGGCAGCAGTTGGAACGACTGGAAGACGAAGCCGATCAGGCGATTGCGCAGGCGCGCGGCCTCGGCCGCCGACGCGAAGTCCGCGGGCGCCCCGTCCAGAAAGACCTGGCCGCTGTCGGGACGGTCGAGCAGGCCGATGATGTTGAGCAGCGTGCTCTTCCCGGAGCCGGACGGGCCCAGGATCGCGCAGAAGCCCGCGCCCTCGATCTCGAGGGAGAGGTCTTTCAGAACCGGTACGGACCCTCCGGCCGTCTTGTAGGCCTTCTCGATACTGGCCAGCTTGAGCACTGCTTCTTCCCGCCAAGTCGCCGGGCGAGACCCCCTCCGGCGATGAACACGGTTTCGTCGAGCGCCTTCCCCGCCCCCGACGGAACCTCGTCTACAGGAGTGTAACTATCCGTTGAGATGGCGCCATCTTCAAGGCCGGGTAAGGGGCGGATTTGTCGGGTTGGTCCGTCGTCGGAGGGGCGGCGGCGTCAGTTGGTGATCGTGAGCGTGGGGCCGACGTACTGCGTGAGTTCGCCGTCGAACTGACATGTCCCGACGGTCTGGCTCGTGAGCACCATCCGCGGCGGCGGTCCCGGGACCCACTCGACCTCGATGTCCGCCGGCCCGCAGTCGTAGAGGGGGCTGGTGAAGCGGACGCCGTGAATCCTCAGCTTCTGGGCGGTCGCGCCGGCCGGCGTCGTCGGCGCGACGACGGTGATCGGATAGGTCAGGTTGGCGAACGCGCCGTAGTTGCAGAGGCCGCCCTCCAGCGAGAAGCTGTGGAAGACCGCGAGGTTGTCTCCGGCGGCGTCGAACGGTCCGGTGCGCAGCGTGACGAAGCCGTCGCAGGTCACCTGCAGGCCGAGGAGATGAACGTAGAAGACGCCCTGGAAAAGAAGCGTGTTCTGGTTCGGCGGGCTGAAGGTGTCAGCGCCAGACGGGGAGGCGCCGGCCAGGGCGGCGGCGCCGACGAGAGTGGTGAGGATCCTGTTCATCGGAGTACCTGTGTGGCGCCGGCCAGGGGCGGCGGTCCGCCGAAGCGCGGCGGTCGCTAGCGGCCCGAGGGGACGAGCGGGCGAAGAGATGCGGGTCATTGGGTGATCGTGAGAGCCGGTCCGCTCACCTGGCTGAGCGTGCCGCGGATCGTGCAGCCGCCGGTCAGCGTGCTCAGCGGCGAGAATGTGATCGTGGCCGGAGCGCCGTCCGACCAGTCGGCCCAGAGGTTGCCGGTGCAGGTCCCGCCCATGGCTGTGACGACCGAGATCCCCTGGATCTCAATATCCGTCGCCGGGACGCCCGACGGCCCGGTTGGAAGGACGGCGATCGGGTAGAGGGCCTGCTGGAGGGAGACCAGCGAACAAAGGAAGCCGTTCGACAGACCGGCCGCATAGACGTAGCCCTCGTTGTTGCCGGCGCCGTCGGGGTTCGTCGTGAGGACATGGGCCGTCATCGTACAGTTGAAGGTGAGGTTTTCCCGAAACTCGACGTCGCCCTCGAAGACCATGTTGATCGCATTCGGAGGGCTGAAGGCGGCGGCGTGGGCGGTGTGGGCGTTGGTGATCGCCGTGGCGGCCGCGATGGCGACGAACGTGGCGAGGATCTTTCTCATCGGAGAGCCTCCGTGATGCCGGCGCACGCCGACGGGGCCGCCGAGGCGCGGCGGTCGCAAGCGGTTCTGAACGCGACTGGTAGGGACGGCGCCGGCCGGCGCCGTAACGCTAGTTGGTGATCGCCAGGGGCGCCCCGCTGGTCTGGGTGAGCACGCCCTGGAAGGGGCAGGGGCCCGGGAGCAGCATGGTTCCGGGCGGGAAGGTGATCGTCGGCGGCGATCCCGGGGTCCAGGTCGCGATCAGGTCGCCCGGTCCGCAGACGACCCCGCCGACCACCCGGACGCCGGTGAACCTCAGCTGCGTCGCCGGCTGCCCGGTTGGCGGCGGGAGCGGGGTCTCGACATTGATGTTCCAGGGCAGGCCGGAGAATGAGAACAGGCCGCACAGCCCGCCGCCGCCGATCCCGCCCGTGGCGACCCAGGCGTCGCTGCCGGCTGCGTTGGAGACGATGGTCACCGACACGGTGCAGACCAGCGGAGGCGACGCGTTCAGCAGCACATTGCCCGTGAACACGGCGGTGCTGCTGGGCGGGGTGAAGGTGTCGGCCACGGCGGTCGTGGCGCCCGTCAGCGCCAGGGCGGCCGCCAGGGCCCGCATCGTTCGCATCATGCTCTGTCCTCCTCGTAGGGGTCCGGTCGGACCGTCGGGGCGAGGGGCTCAAGCCCGGCCCCTCCAAGATGGCGGGGTTATTTGGTGATCGTCAGCGGCGGGCCGTCGACCTGCTCCATGACGCCCGAGAGGCCGCAGCCGCCGGGGAGCGTCGTGCCGGGCGGGAAGGTGATGGTTGCCGGGGGGCCGGCGTTCCAGTCGACAAGCACGTCGCCGAAGCACGGCGCGTAGAACTGGGCCCGTATGTTCCAAAGCCGGAGCCGCGTCGCCGGTTCGCCGGGAGGCCCGGAGGGGGTGACGACCTCGATGCCCCACGGGGGGTTGGGGAAGGTCCAGTTGACGCAAAAAACGCCCGTTGCGCGCGCGTCGAGGACGAGCGCTCCGGTCCCGTGGAAGCTCAGGTGCATTGCGACTAAGCAGGGAGGAAGGGAGACGCCGCTCTGTGAGAGCACCATGTCGCCCTCGAACTGAATCGGGCCGTTGGGCGGCGTGAAACTGTCGGCGGCGGCGAACGAGGGGCTGATCAGCGTCAGCGCCGCTGCAAGCCCAGGCGTGATACGCGTCATGGCTTCTTCTCCCTGAGCGGGCTGGCGAGGCCCCGGGGCCGGGGCCTCGCGCGCGCTAATTGGTGATCGTCAGCGCGGGGCCTGAGGTCTGCTGAAGGACGCCCGCGATGCCGCAGCCGCCGGGATTGATCGTCGAGCCGGTCGGGAAGGTGATCGTCGCCGCCGGCCCCGCGTCCCAGTTGACGATCAGATCGCCCGGGCCGCAGGCGAACGGGAAGTTCGTCTGAACGCCGGCGATCCTCAGCTGGGTGGCCGCGGCGCCGGGAGGAAAGGCGGGGGCGACGACATCGATGTTCCAGGGGAGGTTGTTGAAGACCAGCGACGAGCACCACCAGCCGCCCGATGAGACGGCGCTGGTGACGTCGGCGTCGCCCGAGCCGTTGTTGGTGATGGTCAGGCTGAAGTCGCAGACAAGAGGCGTGCCCGGCACGAAGTCGACGGTTCCCTCGAAGGTCGTGACGGCGCCGGATGGGCTGAAGGTGTCGGCGGAGGCGGCTGAGACGCCGGCGAAGGACAAGGCGGCGATCAGGGGCAGTGCGGTCAGGGTTCTGGCCATGTCAGACTTCCTTCTTCGGTTCGCGGACGCGATCGCCCGAACGGACGTGCGCCGCCGAAAGCCGCGGATGACGCGGCGTGGAAAACGATGACGCTGAAAAAGAAAAAGGTCCCGGGAGCGCAGCGCCCCCGGGACCAGTCCACACAGGTGAGGTGACCTGTTGAGGGGGAGTCTTAGTTCGTGATCGTGATCGCCGAGCCGGCGACTTGGGTCAGCGTGCCGCCGATGGTGCAGCCGCCGGCGATCGGGGTGCCCGGCGCGAAGGTGATCGTGGCCGGAGCGCCGTCGGACCAGGCCGCCGGAACGTTGCCCGCGCAGGTGCCGCCCAGGACGGTGACCACGCTGGCGCTGTTGATCTGAACCGCAGTGGCGGGCACGCCGCCGCCGCCGCCCGGAGCCGTCACAGTCACCGGGTACGGGAAGTTGTTGAAGGCGACCAGGTTGCACATGAAGCCCGAGGACAGGCTGGCCGTGTCGACTTGGGCGGTGTTGTCGCCGTTGCCGTCGAGCGCGGTGGAGCTGACGTCGGCCTTCATCAGGCAGTTCAGCGAGAAGTCGCGGAACACGTCGACGTCGCCTTCGAACTTGGCGCCCGTGGTGCTGGGCGGGCTGAAGGTCGCGGCTTGGGCGGAGACGCCGGTCAGAGCGATGGCGCTGGCCGCCAGCACGTACAGAATCTTTTTCATTGGAATCCTCTCCTAGGTTTTTTGACCTCGATGCGAACCCGAGGTGTTGAAACTTTCAATGATGTTTACAAAAGAGTCCAGTCAAAATTTCGCCCTAAAGGCGAAAATTGCAACTTTTGATGGTTGCTTCTGGGTTGAAGAAAGATATCCGGGCTCGCGAATTCCTGCGAGCCCGGCATCTATGCCTAAAATTACTTAACGACTAGAACCGGCCCATGATGCTGACGCCGA
Coding sequences within:
- a CDS encoding TetR/AcrR family transcriptional regulator, whose amino-acid sequence is MTITQRQASERGPRRRRTPAEARDEALGAAEAILAREGPPGLTLQAVAAEAGMAHGNLTHHFGSSAGLQAALVVRMSERLAGEVAAATLRLRGGEATSRQIVDMVFDAMARDDHGRLVAWVCSTGQADKLAPVFEVIAGTVHTLKATEPAGGDPASQGAGVITAALLSAALSASLIGAPLQRAAGLADDALRDLAARQLDSLRVR
- a CDS encoding efflux RND transporter periplasmic adaptor subunit, whose amino-acid sequence is MAHQLERLTTAIRRRPGRTALVAVAALLILTVWTCTARKPDAKRAGEVQRHYTVSKQSFAVSTGFQGEIAPGESLAVVAPFDGVLQRLNFAYGDQVEAGQVLAEFDVADVQRSRNDAESTYLKSARGAADLQNWQSGPEMSRARRSLITARLEFEQAERRLKETRSLLDRGLVPRMEYETLERQVQSQKMALEAAEQDLQITAGRGEGSYRRIAELDLSNSTNRLSTVSADMAKARVVAPDSGIIVMPPSGGQDKADGGVTVGGRLSKGQPLGVIARAGALGVRFQLDEGDVNTIKLGQAVTVTGAGFSGVLKGRIHSIAGQAKKDAGGGKAVFVAMALLDPLPAEQARQVRIGMTANLNITSYTNPSVITLPPQAIQGSPANPFVLVQSNPRKAPQEVRVQLGKSSPFAVEVLAGLKPGDRVVWSVPGVPASR
- a CDS encoding TolC family protein, translating into MRTRCSPLLLLALALSVSTAGVASAQALSPVPSPPSNPVPNGPAVPLGLTEAVAIGLRDNRSLKSAYLERVVQKFDLAVAERRFVPVARITARVTEARSDAPNRDSTEAAGGVEGSWLLPTGGTIGFSWGRLERLDARSTDRRDTSSLSLTQPLLRGGGWDVAMAPLRSARIRERINKLSLESTVSNTVSTIIFSYRTLLQSQEQVRLAELSLERTKVLLETNKALIEAGRMAAADLVQTESGLANQEVSVLSAYRQRESAQLALLRLLALDPRTNVVAVDDVKVERVDIDLDRVLALGFDSRLDILSQRLTLDEARQGLMLAKNNRLWDVSLTASTGRSEVIDPILGPRTPLDDTTVGVRVGIPLGDYGPKAAELRAETAVRTAELRYEELSQAIEAQIRDAVQTVDMNWRQLEAARRARDLAARALDLQQEKLKVGRASNFEVLSFQDSLRNADAQELNARISYLNALTALDQQIGSTLETWRINLND
- a CDS encoding ABC transporter permease gives rise to the protein MTSRARPYGVPLGEVLREAFANLLARGQRSGLALLGIVVGTASIIAMLNIGHVAQLETMKQFERLGIDTIQVRSTPNGGEGGFPKATIEDLPKTVPGVVEATPYATAQISGRAGGKEASLFLIAAPPSLAPRLALTAQTGRLLTAFDDCAPVGVIGAEAAQKLARRPADMLGQQVALGSYLFTVVGVLEAIPSDGFSVARYNDAFMIPQGCARRVLPSNQANAALVRVADDADVDRIDGELKRSLTNRTTLVQTTNAKSIIVTMNRQKGLIAAVLAAIGGISLLVGGIGVMNVMLMNVLERRREIGLRAAIGATPKDIQLMFVAEAAMLAAAGGLVGAILGLLLSALAVKLFSWDFAIAYHLMPIGPLGSGVIGVLFGLYPALSASRIDPIEALRAD
- a CDS encoding ABC transporter ATP-binding protein; translated protein: MLKLASIEKAYKTAGGSVPVLKDLSLEIEGAGFCAILGPSGSGKSTLLNIIGLLDRPDSGQVFLDGAPADFASAAEAARLRNRLIGFVFQSFQLLPRLTAWENVALPLLYRNVPRKDRKPQALAMLERVGLGDRAEHHPNQLSGGQMQRVALARALVSNPRLLLADEPTGNLDSVTASEALTLLRTLNRDFGVTIVMVTHDRDLAMTCDRQIEIRDGRIIADTRRQ